The Oncorhynchus clarkii lewisi isolate Uvic-CL-2024 unplaced genomic scaffold, UVic_Ocla_1.0 unplaced_contig_8663_pilon_pilon, whole genome shotgun sequence genomic interval cgagagagagagagagagagaggcagagagagcgagagagagagagagagagagaggcagagagagcgagagagagagagagagaggcagagagagcgagagagagagagagaggcagagagagcgagagagagagagagaggcagagagagcgagagagagagaggcagagagagcgagagagagagagagaggcagagagagcgagagagagagagagaggcagagagagcgagagagagcgagagagagcgagagagagcgaggcagagagcgcgagagagcgcgagagagcgcgagagagcgcgagagagcgcgagagagagcgcgagagagagcgcgagagagagcgcgagagagcgagagagagagcgagagagagcgagagagagcgagagagagcgagagagagcgagagagagagagagagagagagagagagagagagagcgagagagagcgagagagagcgagagagagcgagagagagcgagagagagcgagagagagcgagagagagcgagagagagcgagagagagcgagagcgagcgagagagagcgagagagagcgagagagagcgagagagagcgagagagagcgagagagagagcgagcgagagagcgagcgagagagcgagcgagagagcgagcgagagagagagagagcgagagagagagagcgagcgagcgagagagcgagcgagagagagagcgagcgagcgagagagagagcgagcggcagagagagcgagagagcataAAAGAGGGGAGCGGGATGTGTGAACAgaagaagagatggtgtgtgtgcatCTCCTCTTTCCaaaccatccctctctttcttcactcCCGCCTCCTTCATTCCGGGAGATCTCAACGGGACCCTCCCGCCCCCTCATTGCTGCCACCCAAATGTAATGGGGGCTGACGCGACAggggtggtgtgtctgtgtgtggtggttTACCTTGGCTGAGTCCGTGACGTTGTCCCAGTAGGGAGCAGGGAAGTCCAGTCGTCCCACCAGGATCTGGTCAAACAGGTCCTCTTGAAGGTTGTCCTCACTGTACAGAGAAACATACTATGCTGTGAACAGATGGATACTTCAGCATACACCCACAaatactgtagtacacacacacacacacacacacacacacacacacacacacacacacacacattatattcatgTCACATTCAAAGACACACAGCGTCAGAATAACTCTGACACCATTGTCCTATCTATCCCCTCACCTTCCCTCACTAACTGGCTGCATTTTCCAATTCAGCACCAGGAATCAATTCAAGGACACACCAGAACACAACAAGAGTAGCCACAGAAGAGGTACAAGTAGGGGGAGGATAGGACGACATAATAAATCTCTCAGCTCTATTCTGGCAGACAATCCTCACTGCAATGACACTACTATCCAGAGACCTTGTCTATGTCTATGCCGAACGGTTAATCTATGCGAGATCACAGTTATGCTAAACCGCAAGTATAAAAAAACATCAAATGAACTCATGTAAATTCACATCTCCTATTTTTAAATAGCTGAATAATGTGCGAGGGCCAGACGCCTGGGTTTACACTAAGGAAGCCGAACAGATGTGCTAGGCTAGCCCACTCAACACTTGATTTTCAGCGTAAGGACTATGGGAACATTTACAGGTCATTCCCGAGACCAATTAGACATTTCTAAGAGTTTTCCAACAGTAAGGATTAAATCCCCGTTTTCTGTAAGTTAAAGCACATCCTAGACAGGCTAGTAGAGGTTTAACTGTGTGAATCAGATATGAAGCAGGTGGCCAATCGTAGAATATCAGAGATTATCATGTTAACATTAAGCGTGGTGACTGTGTAATGAACGCCATCCCATCAAGGACCAGCCACGTTGTTATGTGGTGTACCTGAGAATATATCCCTTAGGagttctggaggttaaataacattgtgtagagtactggaggtgtctggaggttaaataacattgtgtagtgtactgtaggtgtctggaggttaaatgacattgtgtagtgtactgtaggtgtctggaggttaaataacattgtgtagtgtactgtaggtgtctggaggttacataacattgtgtagtgtactgtaggttacataacattgtgtagtgtactgtaggttacataacattgtgtagtgtactgtaggttacataacattgtgtagtgtactggaggttacataacattgtgtagagtactgtaggtgtctggaggttaaataacattgtgtagtgtactgtaggttaaataacattgtgtagtgtactgtaggtgtctggaggttaaataacattgtgtagtgtactgtaggtgttctggaggttaaataacattgtgtagtgtactgtaggtgtctggaggttacataacattgtgtagtatactgtaggtgtctggaggttaaataacattgtgtagtgtactgtaggtgttctggaggttaaataacattgtgtagtgtactgtaggtgttctggaggttacataacattgtgtagtgtactgtaggtgtctggaggttacataacattgtgtagtgtactgtaggtgtctggaggttaaataacattgtgtagtgtactgtaggtgtctggaggttacataacattgtgtagtgtactgtaggtgtctggaggttaaataacattgtgtagtgtactgtaggtgttctggaggttaaataacattgtgtagtgtactgtaggtgtctggaggttaaataacattgtgtagtgtactgtaggtgtctggaggttacataacattgtgtagtgtactgtaggtgtctggaggttaaataacattgtgtagtgtactgtaggtgtctggaggttaaataacattgtgtagtgtactgtaggtgtctggaggttaaataacattgtgtagtgtactgtaggtgtctggaggttaaataacattgtgtagtgtactggaggtgtctggaggttaaataacattgtgtagtgtactgtaggtgtactggaggttacataacattgtgtagtgtactgtaggtgttctggaggttaaataacattgtgtagtgtactgtaggtgtctggaggttaaataacattgtgtagtgtactgtaggtgtctggaggttaaataacattgtgtagtgtactgtaggtgtctggaggttaaataacattgtgtagtgtactgtaggtgttctggaggttacataacattgtgtagtgtactggaggttaaataacattgtgtagtgtactgtaggtgtctggaggttaaataacattgtgtagtgtactgtaggttaaataacattgtgtagtgtactgtaggtgtctggaggttaaataacattgtgtagtgtactgtaggtgtctggaggttaaataacattgtgtagtgtactgtaggtgttctggaggttacataacattatgtagtgtactgtaggtgtctggaggttaaataacattgtgtagtgtactgtaggtgttctggaggttacataacattgtgtagtgtactggaggttaaataacattgtgtagtgtactgtaggtgtctggaggttaaataacattgtgtagtgtactgtaggtgttctggaggttacataacattgtgtagtgtactggaggttaaataacattgtgtagtgtactgtaggtgtctggaggttaaataacattgtgtagtgtactgtaggtgtactggaggttaaataacattgtgtagtgtactgtaggtgtctggaggttaaataacattgtgtagtgtactgtaggtgtctggaggttaaataacattgtgtagtgtactgtaggtgtactgtaggttacataacattgtgtagtgtactgtaggtgtctggaggttaaataacattgtgtagtgtactgtaggtgttctggaggttacataacattgtgtagtgtactggaggttaaataacattgtgtagtgtactgtaggtgttctggaggttacataacattgtgtagtatactgtaggtgttctggaggttacataacattgtgtagtgtactgtaggtgtctggaggttaaataacattgtgtagtgtactgtaggtgtctggaggttaaataacattgtgtagtgtactgtaggtgtctggaggttaaataacattgtgtagtgtactggaggtgttctggaggttaaataacattgtgtagtgtactgtaggttacataacattgtgtagtgtactgtaggtgtactgtaggttacataacattgtgtagtgtactgtaggtgttctggaggttaaataacattgtgtagtgtactgtaggttaaataacattgtgtagtgtactgtaggtgtctggaggttacataacattgtgtagtgtactgtaggtgttctggaggttaaataacattgtgtagtgtactgtaggtgtctggaggttaaataacattgtgtagtgtactgtaggtgtctggaggttaaataacattgtgtagtgtactgtaggtgtctggaggttaaataacattgtgtagtgtactggaggttacataacattgtgtagtgtactgtaggtgtactgtaggttacataacattgtgtagtgtactgtaggtgtctggaggttaaataacattgtgtagtgtactgtaggtgtctggaggttaaaaaaacattgtgtagtgtactgtaggtgttctggaggttaaataacattgtgtagtgtactgtaggtgtctggaggttaaataacattgtgtagtgtactgtaggtgtctggaggttaaataacattgtgtagtgtactgtaggtgtctggaggttaaataacattgtgtagtgtactgtaggtgtctggaggttacataacattgtgtagtgtactgtaggtgtctggaggttacataacattgtgtagtgtactgtaggtgttctggaggttaaataacattgtgtagtgtactgtaggttacataacattgtgtagtgtactgtaggttacataacattgtgtagtgtactgtaggtgtctggaggttacataacattgtgtagtgtactgtaggtgtctggaggttacataacattgtgtagtgtactgtaggttacataacattgtgtagtgtactgtaggtgtctggaggttaaataacattgtgtagtgtgctgtaggtgtctggaggttaaataacattgtgtagtgtactgtaggtgtctggaggttaaataacattgtgtagtgtactgtaggtgtactggaggttaaataacattgtgtagtgtactgtaggtgtctggaggttacataacattgtgtagtgtactgtaggtgtctggaggttacataacattgtgtagtgtactgtaggttaaataacattgtgtagtgtactgtaggtgtctggaggttacataacattgtgtagtgtactgtaggtgttctggaggttaaataacattgtgtagtgtactgtaggtgtactggaggttacataacattgtgtagtgtactgtaggtgtctggaggttaaataacattgtgtagtgtactgtaggtgtctggaggttaaataacattgtgtagtgtactgtaggtgtactggaggttacataacattgtgtagtgtactgtaggtgtctggaggtgaaataacattgtgtagtgtactgtaggtgtctggaggttaaataacattgtgtagtgtactgtaggtgtctggaggttacataacattgtgtagtgtactgtaggtgtctggaggttacataacattgtgtagtgtactgtaggtgttctggaggttaaataacattgtgtagtgtactggaggttaaataacattgtgtagtgtactgtaggtgttctggaggttaaataacattgtgtagtgtactgtaggtgtctggaggttaaataacattgtgtagtgtactgtaggtgttctggaggttacataacattgtgtagtgtactgtaggtgtctggaggttaaataacattgtgtagtgtactgtaggtgtctggaggttacataacattgtgtagtgtactgtaggtgtctggaggttacataacattgtgtagtgtactgtaggtgtctggaggttacataacattgtgtagtgtactgtaggtgtctggaggttaaataacattgtgtagtgtactgtaggtgtctggaggttaaataacattgtgtagtgtactgtaggttacataacattgtgtagtgtactgtaggttaaataacattgtgtagtgtactgtaggttacataacattgtgtagtgtactgtaggtgtctggaggttacataacattgtgtagtgtactgtaggttaaataacattgtgtagtgtactgtaggtgtctggaggttaaataacattgtgtagtgtactgtaggtgtactgtaggttaaataacattgtgtagtgtactgtaggttacataacattgtgtagtgtactgtaggtgtctggaggttaaataacattgtgtagtgtactgtaggtgtctggaggttacataacattgtgtagtgtactgtaggtgttctggaggttaaataacattgtgtagtgtactggaggttacataacattgtgtagtgtactgtaggtgtctggaggttacataacattgtgtagtgtactgtaggttacataacattgtgtagtatactgtatgtgtctggaggttacataacattgtgtagtgtactgtaggtgtctggaggttaaataacattgtgtagtgtactgtaggtgtctggaggttaaataacattgtgtagtgtactgtaggtgtctggaggttacataacagtgtgtagtgtactgtaggttacataacattgtgtagtgtactgtaggtgtctggaggttacataacattgtgtagtgtactgtaggtgtctggaggttacataacattgtgtagtgtactgtaggttacataacattgtgtagtgtactgtaggtgtctggaggttacacaacattgtgtagtgtactgtaggtgtctggaggttacataacattgtgtagtgtactgtaggtgtctggagggtacataacattgtgtagtgtactgtaggtgttctggaggttaaataacattgtgtagtgtactgtaggttaaataacattgtgtagtgtactgtaggttaaataacattgtgtagtgtactgtaggtgtctggaggttaaataacattgtgtagtgtactgtaggtgtctggaggttaaataacattgtgtagtgtactgtaggtgtctggaggttaaataacattgtgtagtgtactgtaggtgttctggaggttacataacattgtgtagtgtactgtaggtgtctggaggttaaataacattgtgtagtgtactgtaggtgtactgtaggttacataacattgtgtagtgtactgtaggtgtctggaggttacataacattgtgtagtgtactgtaggtgtctggaggttacataacattgtgtagtgtactgtaggtgtctggaggttacataacattgtgtagtgtactgtaggttacataacattgtgtagtgtactgtaggtgtctggaggttaaataacattgtgtagtgtactgtaggtgtctggaggttacataacattgtgtagtgtactgtaggtgtctggaggttaaataacattgtgtagtgtactggaggTTACATAaaattgtgtagtgtactgtaggtgttctggaggttaaataacattgtgtagtgtactgtaggtgtctggaggttacataacattgtgtagcgtactgtaggtgttctggaggttaaataacattgtgtagtgtactgtaggtgtctggaggttacataacattgtgtagtgtactgtaggtgtctggaggttaaataacattgtgtagtgtactggaggTTACATAaaattgtgtagtgtactgtaggtgttctggaggttaaataacattgtgtagtgtactgtaggtgtctggaggttacataacattgtgtagtgtactgtaggtgtctggaggttaaataacattgtgtagtgtactgtaggtgttctggaggttacataacattgtgtagtgtactgtaggtgtctggaggttaaataacattgtgtagtgtacctGCGGAAGGGAGGAAAGCCACACAGCAGGATGTAAGTGATGACCCCAGTTGCCCAGATATCCACCTTCAGACCAtaactgggaggagagagagagagaagagatggagaaagagcagagagaaagagcagagggggaagagagagagcagagcaagaaagagagggaaagcgagagcagagggggaaagagagcgaacagagagagagaaatatgaagGAAGTATTGTTTAACATCCGTGTGGGATTCCTCTTCAGCGGCGCTAGTCACTAGAATGTCTGATGCTATGGATACAGGTACAGTTGGCAGTAACTCACCCAGCCTCAGCGATGATCTCAGGGGCCACGTAGGTGGGGGTTCCACACACGGTGTGCAGGGGCCCCTCAACCACAGTGGCCAGACCAAAGTCCCCCAGCTTCAGAGACTTAGTGCCGTCAAGGTACTCACACACCTAAGGggcagacacacaaaacatagtTACCAACTCATGTTACCTCAATTCAAAAGGCATTGTGCATTTCATATACAAATACTTTAGCATGCCATATGAAAATCTGAAATCTCATATccatagtacacagcgttgtacgagatcttcagtttcttggcaatttcttgcatggaatagccttcatttctcagaacaagaatacactgacaagtttcagaagaaagttatttgtttctggccattttgagcctgtaatcgaacccacaaatgctgatgctccagatatccAACTAGTTTACAGGAGggcaagttttattgcttctttaatcagaataacagttttcagctgtgctaacataattacaaaagggttttataatgaatagccttttaaaattataaacatggATTAgcaaacacaggagtgatggttgctgataatgggcctccgtaCGCCTATGCActtattccattaaaaatcaggcgtttccagctacaatagtcatttacaacattaacagtaacactgtattcctgatcaatttgatgttatttaatggacaaagaaaatagcttttctttcaaaaacaaggacatttctacgtgaccccaaacctttgaaaggtagtgtatgtCTCGGCCACTCTGGTGGAACTGTGTCACAACAATTCTGACATAACTACTGTATGTCAATTCAACAACATATGATCTTACAGTGTACAGTGTAGCTGGCTACCCCAGTCTTCAGTGTGGTCCCTCACTACTCACCAGCAGGTTCTCAGGCTTGATGTCTCTGTGTACTATGTTCATGCTGTGGAGGTACTTCAGGGCTCCAGCCAGGTTAAACACCATgacactggcatctctctctgtgtacttaGTGGAGGACGTGATGGCATCAAACAGGTCGCCACCCTGCAGGAAATGGACGCATTAGACACATTCATGTTGAATTAAGAACTTACCTAAATGATAAGGTACCTAAAATATTAATGTTGCATGCACTGATTAAGTGCAGAATACTGCtgtagtggtcagtagtggttgacgagatactgtagaggtcagtagtggttgactagatactgtagaggtcagtagtggttgaatagatactgtagaggtcagtagtggttgactagatactgtagaggtcagtagtggttgaatagatactgtagaggtccttggtggttgactagatactgtagaagtcattggtggttgactagatactgtagaggtcagtagtggttgactagatactgtagaggtcagttgtggttgactagatactgtagaggtcagtagtggttgactagatactgtagaggtcagtagtggttgactagatactgtagaggtcagtagtggttgactagatactgtagtggatgactagatactgtagtggttgaatagatactgtagaggttgactagatactgtagaggtcagtagtggttgaatagatactgtagaggttgactagatactgtagaggtcagtagtggttgaatagatactgtagaggtcagacaCCAGGCTGAACGTAAGGGGGCCCATAGCATAAGATAGGCATGTATTATTTTTGGGACATGAAGAGGTCCTGTCACCATTATAACTTGACTGaaagcagatatgggcgttaTCGAGCTGAACCAGCAGGATGCACAGATTGGGATATAATGGTGGCAGATAGACTGAGGGAAGTAACTTCATTTGCATGTGGGATGGACtcatatgttgtatgtgtataaatCAGAGCCAGTGCTCTGGACAAGTGTGTGTTCCGCAGACCATCTAGGCTTCTGATATgtttgtattaaaagcctatattgaattcacaagttcttgtaagtgttaCATTTTGTTAAGATTCTCCACGAcaaggtcagtagtggttgactagatactgtagaggtcagtagtggttgactagatactgtagaggtccttggtggttgactagatactgtagaagtcattggtggttgactagatactgtagaggtcattggtggttgactagatactgtagaagtcattggtggttgactagatactgtagaggtcagtagtggttgactagatactgtagaggtcagtagtggttgactagatactgtagaagTCATTGGTGGTTGAATAGATattgtagaggtcagtagtggttgaatagatactgtagaggtcagtagtggttgactagatactgtagaggtcagtagtggttgactaga includes:
- the LOC139396225 gene encoding serine/threonine-protein kinase DCLK2-like, whose product is MTVSTGKEYALKIIDKAKCSGKEHLIENEVAVLRRVKHPNIIQLIDEVDTPTELYLVMELVKGGDLFDAITSSTKYTERDASVMVFNLAGALKYLHSMNIVHRDIKPENLLVCEYLDGTKSLKLGDFGLATVVEGPLHTVCGTPTYVAPEIIAEAGYGLKVDIWATGVITYILLCGFPPFRSEDNLQEDLFDQILVGRLDFPAPYWDNVTDSAK